A genomic stretch from Bacteroidetes Order II. bacterium includes:
- a CDS encoding purine-nucleoside phosphorylase — protein MHLQDIKKYQEQVHETAAFLLNHVSMPIDTALIIGTGLGALADEITEAKILDYAEIPYFPVSTVESHTGKLHLGKLAGRPMMALQGRFHLYEGYSPQEITFPVRVMAQMGIRNLLISNAAGGLNPLYKRGDLMLIHDHINLMFSNPLVGPNVAEWGPRFPDMSEPYSPELRRKALELALKHHIPIQQGVYAVVSGPNLETKSEYRFLRQIGGDAIGMSTVPEVIVATHMGLRLLAVSVITDECLPDALQPVSMKEIVEAAGIAEPNLATLMRALVAEL, from the coding sequence ATGCACCTTCAAGACATAAAAAAATACCAAGAACAAGTCCATGAAACAGCTGCGTTTCTCCTTAACCATGTTTCCATGCCAATTGATACTGCGCTGATCATAGGAACTGGCTTGGGGGCATTGGCCGATGAAATCACCGAAGCCAAAATCTTAGACTATGCCGAAATTCCGTATTTTCCCGTTTCGACGGTAGAAAGTCATACCGGGAAACTACATCTTGGAAAATTGGCTGGACGCCCCATGATGGCTTTACAAGGCCGATTTCATCTCTACGAAGGATATTCGCCACAAGAAATTACGTTTCCGGTGCGTGTGATGGCCCAAATGGGCATTCGCAACCTCTTGATTTCTAATGCAGCGGGTGGCCTAAATCCGCTTTATAAACGTGGGGACTTGATGTTGATCCACGACCACATCAACCTCATGTTTTCTAATCCCTTGGTTGGGCCTAATGTGGCCGAGTGGGGGCCACGTTTTCCAGATATGAGCGAGCCTTATTCGCCCGAACTACGAAGAAAAGCACTCGAACTGGCCTTAAAACATCATATCCCAATACAGCAAGGGGTCTATGCCGTGGTATCCGGACCGAATTTAGAGACCAAGTCCGAATATCGTTTTCTTCGTCAAATTGGAGGCGATGCGATCGGGATGAGCACCGTTCCAGAGGTAATTGTAGCAACTCATATGGGACTTCGGCTTTTGGCGGTTTCTGTCATTACAGATGAATGCCTTCCAGACGCCTTGCAACCCGTTTCTATGAAAGAGATTGTGGAGGCAGCCGGAATTGCTGAGCCTAATTTGGCCACGCTGATGCGTGCCTTAGTCGCTGAACTTTAA
- a CDS encoding DivIVA domain-containing protein, with product MALSSIDIRRQEFSKRMLAFGAYPPREIHEYLETLAKEVDIYNEKLRGAYEQIQRLKGDLEHYQKVEEALQEALETARENARKTQQNAEQKAALIIRDAESRGARTIEEASLQAQKIVHEAEVLKAKARQEVAQLNERRNELTIRLKGFLQAETELIGRIEKDYFNFLTSNDGLLNVPPPPPIGPPQPDESQTLLNADLPEYVLNTSVDHPIPSLPIDLPASPPDSAPEIKALVFEEADSSQMDHEGHVPPAPNDSQEEILAALENRQKAIDEELRKLLEPMPEPEEEPTFDFDALLSPTQAPPPLPNYLEEPHKLAPIFRLEPTEEVANLTPQEHVPSIMPTETSELPSSTEDILPITEVITLSSGEKQVVAEVWEANSDPEKNGSSPEPMLVNTQERILEALETRAQPEVRTKASVSDLVSFSRNTPVQQDPIPVVRVEYRADPHPLAPAMPKIQPQPEVESAPLPPITANLHPEFIQMHPAGIPRELLTASLTEAEKIQRILDELQ from the coding sequence ATGGCACTTTCCTCAATTGACATCCGCCGTCAGGAATTTTCCAAACGCATGTTGGCTTTTGGCGCGTATCCCCCACGCGAGATCCACGAATATTTAGAGACCCTCGCCAAAGAGGTGGATATTTATAACGAAAAACTTCGGGGGGCCTATGAACAAATCCAGCGGTTGAAGGGTGATCTGGAACATTATCAAAAAGTTGAAGAAGCCCTTCAGGAAGCCTTGGAGACCGCTCGGGAAAATGCCCGTAAAACCCAACAAAATGCCGAGCAAAAAGCGGCACTGATTATTCGGGATGCAGAGTCTCGCGGCGCACGCACCATCGAAGAAGCCAGTTTGCAGGCCCAAAAAATTGTACATGAAGCCGAGGTACTCAAGGCAAAAGCACGTCAAGAAGTTGCACAATTAAACGAACGGCGCAATGAACTAACGATTCGGCTAAAAGGCTTTCTTCAGGCAGAAACCGAGTTGATCGGACGCATTGAAAAAGACTACTTTAATTTTCTGACTAGTAACGACGGGTTATTAAATGTCCCCCCACCACCACCCATAGGGCCACCACAGCCTGATGAGTCGCAAACTTTATTGAATGCAGACTTGCCAGAATATGTCCTCAACACATCTGTGGACCATCCTATTCCCAGTTTGCCCATAGATCTACCAGCCTCGCCACCCGATTCCGCGCCAGAAATAAAGGCCCTTGTGTTTGAGGAGGCGGATTCTTCCCAAATGGATCATGAAGGTCATGTACCGCCTGCTCCTAATGACTCGCAGGAAGAAATTCTTGCTGCACTCGAAAACCGCCAGAAAGCGATTGACGAGGAACTTCGGAAGTTATTGGAGCCTATGCCTGAACCGGAAGAAGAACCTACTTTTGATTTTGATGCGCTCCTTTCTCCCACACAAGCGCCTCCACCACTACCCAATTATTTGGAGGAACCCCACAAGCTTGCCCCTATTTTTAGGCTGGAGCCTACAGAAGAAGTTGCTAATTTGACGCCGCAAGAGCATGTACCTTCCATCATGCCGACGGAAACCTCCGAACTTCCTTCCTCAACCGAAGATATCCTACCGATTACTGAAGTCATTACCCTTTCTTCTGGAGAAAAGCAAGTGGTGGCCGAGGTTTGGGAGGCCAATTCGGATCCAGAAAAAAACGGGTCGTCACCAGAACCTATGTTAGTCAATACGCAAGAGCGGATTTTGGAAGCTCTTGAGACGAGGGCACAGCCCGAAGTGCGTACAAAAGCATCGGTTTCGGACCTGGTGAGTTTCTCTCGCAATACCCCTGTACAACAGGACCCTATACCAGTTGTGCGGGTAGAATATAGGGCCGACCCACATCCGCTTGCCCCTGCAATGCCCAAGATTCAACCCCAGCCCGAAGTTGAATCTGCTCCTCTACCTCCTATAACAGCAAATCTTCATCCTGAATTCATCCAGATGCATCCCGCCGGAATCCCGCGTGAACTCCTTACGGCTTCATTGACCGAGGCCGAAAAAATCCAGCGGATATTAGACGAATTACAATAA
- a CDS encoding YggS family pyridoxal phosphate-dependent enzyme codes for METIYHSEVSSLNSRLQALKLQIEAVCLAAGRNPAEITLIGVSKTHPVDLVREAISVGLSVFGENKAQEIREKATAIPGKTNGGNIEWHFIGSLQRNKAKEVVRYADFFHALDDLRLAETLNRLCSAQNRTLPCLVQVNISQEDSKSGLSPKALPEFLSHCAAFDHLQIVGLMGIAHPTEDPESVRPEFRLLRTLRDEAIAQKVLPTNAKLSMGMSDDFAVAIQEGATHIRVGSALFGTRNYSP; via the coding sequence GTGGAAACTATCTATCATAGCGAAGTTTCGTCTTTGAATTCACGGCTTCAAGCGCTTAAATTACAGATCGAAGCGGTGTGTCTGGCTGCTGGCCGAAATCCTGCCGAAATTACCCTGATTGGCGTCTCAAAAACCCATCCGGTGGACTTGGTTAGGGAGGCAATATCCGTAGGACTAAGCGTGTTCGGAGAAAACAAGGCCCAGGAAATACGCGAGAAGGCTACTGCAATCCCTGGAAAAACAAATGGGGGTAACATAGAATGGCACTTTATCGGATCGCTTCAACGCAACAAAGCCAAAGAAGTTGTTCGTTATGCCGATTTTTTTCACGCATTGGATGACCTTCGCCTTGCCGAAACACTAAACCGTCTTTGTTCCGCCCAAAACCGCACCTTACCGTGTTTGGTACAAGTTAATATATCGCAGGAAGACAGTAAATCGGGATTATCTCCGAAAGCGTTGCCTGAGTTTTTATCCCATTGCGCCGCATTTGATCATCTTCAGATCGTTGGGTTAATGGGGATAGCGCATCCCACAGAGGATCCAGAATCTGTCCGTCCGGAGTTTCGCCTGTTACGAACCTTACGCGACGAAGCCATCGCACAAAAGGTATTGCCAACCAATGCCAAACTTTCGATGGGGATGAGCGACGATTTTGCAGTGGCCATTCAAGAAGGAGCAACCCATATTCGGGTGGGAAGTGCTCTTTTTGGTACACGGAATTATTCACCCTAA
- a CDS encoding dTDP-4-dehydrorhamnose 3,5-epimerase family protein, whose protein sequence is MTHLNNWSTGVIPDCTCTPLRKFNDPRGWLAEIFREDELEKALWPAMAYLSLTEPGIARGPHAHEDQTDLFVFFDGLFEVHLWDNRLGVASFGIHQVLLLGEEQSATLLVPPGVVHGYRNVSEKAALILNCPNRLYAGKNKKEPVDEIRHEDDLNTPFII, encoded by the coding sequence ATGACGCACTTAAACAATTGGTCAACTGGTGTGATACCAGATTGTACCTGCACGCCACTCCGTAAGTTTAATGATCCACGTGGTTGGCTCGCCGAAATTTTTCGGGAGGATGAGTTGGAGAAGGCATTGTGGCCAGCAATGGCCTATCTTTCCCTGACCGAGCCAGGTATTGCACGCGGGCCTCATGCACATGAGGATCAGACAGATCTGTTTGTCTTTTTTGATGGACTGTTCGAGGTACATCTCTGGGATAACCGTTTGGGGGTGGCCTCGTTTGGGATCCACCAAGTTTTGTTGTTGGGCGAGGAGCAATCCGCTACTCTTTTGGTTCCGCCGGGGGTGGTACATGGTTATCGGAATGTTTCTGAAAAAGCCGCACTAATCCTTAATTGCCCAAACCGTCTGTATGCAGGAAAAAATAAAAAGGAGCCGGTGGACGAAATCCGGCACGAAGACGATCTAAATACACCTTTTATTATATAA
- a CDS encoding HAD hydrolase-like protein: MQKLLFFDIDGTIMLTHGAGRRVVEEALSEAFGKSIVTKGIPFGGKTDPQILTEVLVLHGIEPSEENISIAGEKYMDGLKVAMPMVSCEVLPGIPELLASLDERNDVELALLTGNFEPMAYLKLQKAGVEHYFHYGAFGSDHADRNALPEIGIQRAEMITGQSFQTQHIHIIGDTPKDIECARIAGWRVVAVATGNYSRDELATHQPDLLLENLRDHSPFWRYLDKAA, from the coding sequence ATGCAAAAACTCTTGTTTTTTGATATTGATGGAACCATCATGCTCACACATGGGGCCGGAAGAAGGGTGGTGGAAGAAGCGCTCTCGGAAGCGTTTGGAAAGTCCATCGTTACGAAAGGCATTCCCTTTGGTGGAAAAACCGACCCCCAGATTTTAACAGAGGTGTTGGTGTTGCATGGTATTGAACCTTCGGAAGAAAATATATCTATAGCTGGTGAAAAGTATATGGATGGACTAAAGGTGGCGATGCCAATGGTCTCTTGCGAGGTCTTACCAGGTATTCCAGAGTTACTCGCTTCTTTAGACGAACGCAATGATGTGGAACTCGCCCTACTGACCGGAAATTTTGAACCAATGGCCTATTTGAAATTGCAAAAAGCTGGGGTGGAGCATTATTTCCATTATGGAGCGTTTGGTAGTGATCATGCAGACCGGAACGCGCTTCCGGAAATTGGCATCCAACGGGCAGAGATGATTACGGGCCAATCTTTCCAAACCCAACACATACACATCATTGGGGATACACCTAAAGACATAGAATGTGCCCGCATCGCTGGATGGCGAGTGGTCGCTGTTGCCACCGGAAACTACTCCCGCGATGAACTGGCCACCCATCAACCTGATTTATTGTTGGAGAATCTGAGAGACCATTCGCCCTTTTGGCGATATTTAGACAAGGCAGCATGA
- a CDS encoding alpha/beta hydrolase — translation MKRGYLSLLGYEHSYYWTGFPEHSDAVVALHGYGNSGRSFRYLVPDLNAQNIALFAPDLLGFGQSAKPEGGYSLVQYARLTVAFVDQMHLKTPWLMGHSFGGIVALATAIMFPKVFKGIILVSPGGFHPLTRFQVLADRRWAYKLMRSQLFKNALHASPLGTVFDQDATYQTLLKMYGSHQYLDLDKTGMRKKIANLPLPILLCWGTEDKILPRFVWKRAQKQVPQARFVLIPKAGHALMKDQPKELVHHISSFIAENNL, via the coding sequence ATGAAGCGCGGTTACCTCTCGTTATTGGGATATGAACATTCCTACTATTGGACTGGTTTTCCTGAACATTCCGATGCAGTTGTGGCCTTACATGGATATGGTAATTCAGGACGATCGTTCCGGTATTTGGTTCCCGATTTGAATGCGCAAAATATCGCATTGTTCGCACCCGATTTGCTGGGTTTTGGGCAGTCAGCAAAGCCTGAAGGTGGGTATAGTTTAGTACAATATGCCCGATTAACAGTTGCTTTTGTAGATCAGATGCATCTCAAGACACCTTGGCTGATGGGTCATTCTTTTGGGGGCATTGTGGCATTGGCTACGGCGATCATGTTTCCGAAAGTCTTTAAGGGAATAATTCTGGTAAGTCCTGGCGGGTTTCATCCCCTAACCCGTTTCCAGGTCTTGGCCGATCGGCGCTGGGCGTACAAATTGATGCGTAGCCAACTCTTCAAAAATGCACTCCATGCTTCGCCATTGGGCACAGTGTTTGATCAGGATGCGACCTATCAAACCTTGCTCAAAATGTATGGGAGCCATCAGTACTTAGACTTGGACAAGACCGGAATGCGGAAAAAAATTGCAAACTTACCTTTGCCAATCTTGTTGTGTTGGGGCACCGAAGACAAAATTTTACCCCGCTTTGTATGGAAGAGAGCACAAAAACAAGTCCCACAAGCACGTTTTGTTTTAATCCCCAAAGCCGGACATGCACTAATGAAAGATCAGCCAAAAGAATTAGTGCATCATATATCATCGTTTATTGCCGAAAATAATTTATAA
- a CDS encoding carbohydrate kinase, with protein MYILGIDLGTSSIKASIVDAQTGQSVASAVAPQEEMAIRSPHPGWAEQNPSTWWQETIKSISLLDPNARKRVAAIGISYQMHGLVMVNKKGDPIRPSIIWCDSRAAETGETATKGLGEAFCFRRFLNQPGNFTAAKLKWVQENEPENYAQLYKILLPGDYLAYQLTGELTTTTLGLSEGILWDFHNRFPAYALMDYWHFDPSFLPEIVPTFGDQGVIRAEVAEVLGLPYDIPVTYRAGDQPNNAFSLGVLHPGQVAATAGTSGVVYGISEHDAYDPKGRVNTFIHVNNEHKQVRNGVLLCVNGTGRLNAWIRQHLTNNLSYAEINTMAASVPVGSNGLVCLPFGNGAERIFQNRTMGACFFGLDLNRHTMATLFRAAQEGIVFALQYGMETLREMGLSVQNIRAGNANLFLSPLFRHAFVQTTGSVLAVLDTDGAQGAARAAGIGLGVYASPDEAAMAGLRIVHENHPDPQEASTYAHAYEQWKIALDQQLTQLNT; from the coding sequence GTGTATATACTTGGCATAGACCTTGGAACCTCCTCCATTAAAGCCAGTATTGTGGACGCCCAAACGGGACAATCTGTGGCATCAGCAGTGGCCCCACAGGAAGAAATGGCCATACGGTCTCCTCATCCGGGCTGGGCTGAACAAAATCCATCCACATGGTGGCAGGAAACCATAAAATCCATTTCCCTTCTGGATCCTAATGCGCGAAAAAGAGTAGCGGCAATTGGTATCAGCTATCAGATGCACGGTTTGGTCATGGTAAACAAAAAGGGCGACCCTATACGTCCCTCCATCATTTGGTGTGATAGCCGTGCCGCCGAGACAGGAGAAACGGCTACAAAAGGATTGGGAGAGGCGTTTTGTTTTAGGCGATTTTTGAATCAACCCGGAAATTTTACGGCTGCAAAACTCAAATGGGTACAAGAAAATGAACCAGAGAACTATGCGCAACTCTATAAAATATTATTGCCGGGTGATTATCTTGCTTATCAACTTACGGGTGAACTAACCACGACCACTCTGGGGCTTTCAGAGGGCATTTTGTGGGATTTTCATAATCGTTTTCCCGCCTATGCCCTCATGGACTATTGGCATTTTGATCCATCATTTTTACCAGAAATTGTCCCGACTTTTGGAGATCAGGGAGTCATACGTGCTGAAGTAGCCGAGGTTTTGGGACTGCCATACGATATCCCCGTCACGTATCGCGCAGGTGACCAGCCGAATAATGCATTTTCTCTTGGGGTTTTACATCCCGGACAAGTGGCAGCAACCGCAGGGACCTCAGGCGTGGTATATGGCATAAGTGAGCATGATGCTTATGACCCAAAAGGACGTGTAAATACCTTTATCCATGTTAACAACGAGCATAAGCAGGTTCGAAATGGGGTTTTATTGTGTGTTAATGGCACAGGTCGGTTAAACGCTTGGATACGCCAACACCTTACAAACAACTTATCTTATGCCGAAATAAACACCATGGCTGCTTCTGTTCCGGTCGGCTCAAACGGCTTGGTTTGTCTGCCTTTTGGGAATGGGGCTGAACGCATTTTTCAAAACCGGACAATGGGCGCGTGCTTTTTTGGATTAGACCTAAACCGCCATACAATGGCAACCCTTTTCCGCGCCGCCCAAGAAGGCATTGTCTTTGCCCTCCAATATGGCATGGAAACCTTGAGAGAAATGGGGCTTTCGGTACAGAATATCCGGGCAGGAAATGCTAATTTATTTCTAAGCCCGCTTTTCCGACATGCTTTTGTACAAACCACCGGATCGGTTCTTGCGGTTTTAGATACAGATGGTGCTCAGGGAGCAGCACGAGCAGCGGGTATTGGCTTGGGCGTGTATGCTTCGCCGGATGAAGCCGCAATGGCAGGGCTACGGATCGTGCATGAAAACCACCCAGATCCACAAGAGGCTTCAACTTATGCCCATGCGTATGAACAATGGAAAATCGCTCTTGACCAGCAACTCACCCAATTAAATACCTAA
- the xylA gene encoding xylose isomerase, with translation MATYFPIISPIPFEGRASDNPLAFKWYDASRMVAGKSLEDHLRFAVCYWHTFGGTGGDPFGPGTRRYEWDRAGNPIDRAYHKMDAAFEFMEKLGVPYYCFHDVDLVEADDSLAVYEKNLEKLVAYAKQKQKDTGIKLLWGTANVFSHPRYMNGAATNPEFHVVAFAAAQIKNAIDATIALEGENYVFWGGREGYMTLLNTDMKRETDHLAMMLTMARDYARKEGFTGTFLIEPKPCEPTKHQYDFDAATVIGFLREHGLDQDFKLNIEVNHATLAGHTFQHELQVAANANMMGSMDANRGDYQNGWDTDQFPMNLQELTEAMLVIREAGGFTSGGINFDAKLRRNSTDVEDLFIAHIAGMDTFARALLTAEHLLTQSPYRNMRKERYASFDAGMGRDFENGHLVLEDLHRFALDAGEPALISGKQERYEQLLNEYL, from the coding sequence ATGGCAACCTATTTTCCTATAATTAGCCCGATTCCATTTGAAGGACGGGCATCTGATAACCCTTTGGCCTTTAAATGGTATGACGCATCCCGAATGGTTGCGGGAAAATCGCTCGAAGACCACTTACGTTTTGCCGTGTGCTACTGGCATACTTTCGGCGGAACAGGGGGAGATCCGTTTGGCCCAGGGACGAGGAGGTATGAGTGGGATCGGGCCGGAAATCCAATAGACCGGGCCTACCATAAGATGGATGCGGCATTTGAGTTTATGGAAAAACTGGGTGTACCGTATTATTGTTTTCATGATGTTGATTTGGTGGAAGCGGATGATTCGCTTGCGGTTTATGAAAAAAACCTTGAAAAATTGGTGGCGTATGCAAAACAAAAACAAAAAGATACGGGAATTAAATTGTTGTGGGGAACGGCAAATGTTTTTTCCCATCCGCGATATATGAATGGCGCTGCTACTAACCCCGAGTTTCATGTTGTGGCGTTTGCAGCGGCCCAAATTAAGAATGCAATAGATGCGACCATTGCCTTAGAGGGGGAAAACTATGTGTTTTGGGGTGGGCGCGAAGGTTATATGACCTTGTTAAATACCGATATGAAGCGTGAAACCGACCACTTGGCCATGATGCTAACAATGGCGCGAGATTATGCACGAAAAGAAGGTTTTACAGGTACATTTTTAATTGAACCTAAGCCGTGTGAACCCACTAAGCACCAGTATGACTTCGACGCGGCAACCGTAATTGGGTTTTTACGCGAACATGGTTTGGACCAAGACTTCAAGTTGAACATTGAGGTCAATCATGCCACCTTGGCTGGTCACACCTTCCAACACGAATTACAAGTGGCGGCGAATGCAAACATGATGGGAAGCATGGATGCTAATCGGGGCGATTACCAAAATGGATGGGATACCGACCAATTCCCCATGAATCTTCAAGAATTGACCGAAGCCATGCTGGTTATTCGAGAAGCAGGGGGCTTTACTTCGGGCGGGATCAATTTTGATGCCAAATTACGTCGAAATTCTACGGATGTCGAAGACCTTTTTATTGCTCATATCGCTGGAATGGATACATTTGCGCGTGCGCTCTTGACCGCCGAACACCTCCTGACCCAATCTCCATACCGAAATATGCGAAAAGAACGATATGCCTCCTTTGATGCCGGAATGGGGCGCGATTTTGAAAATGGACATTTGGTCTTGGAAGACTTGCATCGTTTTGCTCTTGATGCTGGAGAACCTGCTTTGATCAGTGGGAAACAGGAACGCTATGAACAACTGTTGAATGAATATCTATAA
- a CDS encoding amidinotransferase, whose protein sequence is MNVFTQISEWKSTLSEVPAMPLADRLLMVNPTFFDVAYVINPHMEGQIGNVNRKKALNEWQKIVDLYASLGLSMEILKGEQGLPDMVFCANQTLPFIGTNGEKGVFCAQMHAPERKPEVAFFQAYFAEKGYKVKALPDAADSDFEGMGDALWHPGRRLLWGGYGFRTGLEVYEGLARALEVPVLALELRDPEFYHLDTCMCLLDDSSVLVYPGAFQPQGLALIHEVFSNVIEAPEDEARRLFAVNAFCPDQRHVLIQNGCSETARRLQWAGFTVIPCETGEFIKAGGSVFCMKLHYW, encoded by the coding sequence ATGAATGTATTTACCCAAATAAGTGAGTGGAAATCAACGCTTTCGGAAGTGCCGGCCATGCCATTGGCCGATCGCCTGTTGATGGTAAATCCCACATTTTTTGATGTGGCTTATGTGATCAATCCGCACATGGAAGGGCAAATCGGAAACGTGAATCGCAAAAAAGCACTCAACGAATGGCAAAAAATCGTGGATTTGTATGCGTCTTTAGGGCTTTCGATGGAGATTCTCAAGGGCGAACAAGGACTTCCAGATATGGTTTTTTGTGCCAATCAAACCCTTCCTTTTATTGGTACAAATGGGGAGAAGGGTGTTTTCTGTGCCCAGATGCATGCACCCGAACGAAAACCCGAAGTGGCTTTTTTTCAGGCTTACTTTGCGGAAAAAGGGTATAAAGTTAAGGCTTTGCCAGATGCTGCTGATTCCGACTTCGAGGGGATGGGGGATGCTTTGTGGCATCCGGGGAGGCGTCTTTTGTGGGGTGGATATGGTTTCAGAACTGGATTAGAGGTCTATGAAGGGCTGGCACGAGCATTAGAAGTTCCGGTACTTGCACTCGAATTGCGTGATCCGGAATTTTACCACTTAGATACTTGCATGTGCCTATTAGATGATTCGTCTGTGTTGGTGTACCCTGGTGCTTTTCAGCCACAAGGATTGGCCCTGATCCACGAAGTCTTCTCGAATGTTATTGAAGCTCCCGAAGACGAAGCCCGACGGTTGTTTGCCGTTAATGCCTTTTGTCCGGATCAACGACATGTCCTGATCCAAAATGGATGCTCCGAAACGGCAAGACGTCTTCAATGGGCAGGCTTTACCGTAATCCCATGCGAAACAGGGGAGTTTATAAAAGCGGGTGGGTCTGTATTCTGCATGAAACTCCATTATTGGTAA
- a CDS encoding type VI secretion system contractile sheath large subunit, with product MENTSPIQEFRVKMGFSSTQGEEPHEMTASTPFRLFLASDLTPHLMHDAIWDGVTRLVKVDKYTFAELMMSWRPTISLEVPNYLDASPKTLSLTLTFDHIQGFQPDRLVEQLPLVKRFLGLRDAFLMVKRDQLSHQAFAGTIQTLGFGREEALHWSDRIRSVPDENALPSTPNSGGGLDNLLNLVDLGGTVTPQKPAGGDPMDALIRALAGQKAASPPKRPIEKGKSALQVALEEVEGKIAQQLDVVIHHTAYQQLESSWRGLKLLVDRLDFRKNIRLEVLSVNKEQLNTALYHQVLMPAYQTPPAVPFAALLLDYTFGDVAIDLDRLSDIAETAASLQIPVVASAATRLWTERDAYGHPRIPTILQHLQKPEFMGWPLLREQPSSGWIALALPHVLLRSPYRSMQLIGGLSYDEKTPSDGSGHLWGRASLPVGVGMAQGYIKYAWGTGFVGTGSAGEQQDYPIRKADTNSSPLSMWLDTHKQAEMTDAGFTVLASRPNSDRVYVAGAQVFQKVANYVDPDSRAEAQLHASLACKMVTGKITQAILFAQSGLKSGLSSEQIHVQLVRQLEKVLSEGGHVIAENTIKVEVGDSPRVTDHYGIGIWINSPASILGEEVRIALGFEVPK from the coding sequence ATGGAAAACACATCTCCGATTCAGGAATTTCGTGTCAAAATGGGATTCTCCTCGACTCAAGGCGAGGAACCGCACGAAATGACTGCTTCTACGCCTTTTCGTTTGTTTCTGGCTTCTGACTTGACGCCTCATCTCATGCATGATGCCATATGGGACGGGGTAACCCGTTTGGTAAAGGTGGATAAATATACTTTTGCTGAATTGATGATGTCTTGGAGGCCCACCATATCGCTCGAAGTTCCTAATTATTTAGACGCTTCACCCAAAACCCTGTCGCTGACATTAACTTTTGACCATATTCAAGGGTTTCAGCCAGATCGGTTGGTGGAGCAGTTGCCCTTGGTGAAGCGCTTTTTAGGTCTTAGGGATGCCTTCCTTATGGTCAAGCGAGATCAATTATCTCATCAAGCCTTTGCCGGAACAATTCAAACGCTGGGCTTTGGTCGTGAGGAAGCATTGCATTGGTCCGATCGAATCCGTTCGGTTCCCGACGAAAATGCCTTGCCTTCAACGCCGAATTCTGGTGGAGGTTTGGATAACTTGCTCAACTTGGTGGACTTAGGTGGTACGGTTACACCGCAAAAACCCGCTGGTGGAGATCCAATGGATGCCCTTATTCGTGCATTAGCCGGTCAAAAAGCAGCTTCACCACCTAAACGTCCGATAGAAAAGGGGAAAAGTGCCTTGCAAGTAGCCCTTGAAGAGGTAGAAGGTAAGATTGCGCAACAACTGGATGTTGTGATTCATCATACAGCATATCAACAACTGGAATCGTCATGGCGCGGCTTGAAATTGTTGGTAGATCGTCTGGATTTCCGGAAAAATATCCGTTTAGAAGTGCTGTCGGTCAATAAGGAACAATTGAATACGGCATTGTATCATCAAGTCTTAATGCCTGCCTATCAGACACCTCCAGCAGTTCCTTTTGCAGCCTTGTTATTGGATTATACGTTTGGAGACGTGGCCATAGACCTGGATCGTCTTTCAGACATTGCAGAAACGGCTGCGAGTCTTCAAATTCCGGTAGTTGCTTCGGCGGCCACAAGACTTTGGACTGAACGTGATGCCTATGGACATCCAAGAATTCCGACCATTTTACAGCATCTACAAAAGCCGGAATTTATGGGATGGCCCTTGTTGCGTGAACAACCTTCCTCTGGATGGATAGCGCTGGCGTTGCCACATGTGCTACTGAGAAGCCCTTATCGCTCTATGCAATTGATCGGTGGGCTGTCTTATGATGAAAAAACCCCTTCGGATGGCAGTGGACATTTGTGGGGGCGTGCGTCTTTGCCTGTTGGGGTGGGAATGGCCCAAGGCTATATAAAGTATGCTTGGGGAACCGGATTTGTTGGGACTGGAAGCGCAGGTGAGCAACAGGATTACCCCATCCGAAAAGCCGACACCAATAGCTCACCACTCTCCATGTGGCTAGATACGCATAAACAAGCTGAAATGACCGATGCCGGATTTACGGTTCTGGCTTCTCGGCCCAATTCGGATCGGGTGTATGTGGCTGGGGCACAAGTTTTTCAGAAAGTGGCGAATTATGTAGATCCTGATTCACGTGCGGAGGCACAACTTCATGCTTCCTTGGCCTGTAAGATGGTAACGGGTAAAATAACACAAGCCATTCTATTCGCCCAAAGTGGACTAAAATCTGGCTTGTCGTCTGAACAAATTCATGTCCAACTGGTGAGGCAACTCGAAAAGGTCTTATCCGAAGGCGGTCATGTGATTGCAGAAAACACAATAAAAGTAGAGGTAGGCGATAGTCCGCGTGTGACTGACCACTATGGAATTGGGATTTGGATCAATTCCCCTGCCTCCATTTTGGGGGAGGAAGTGCGTATTGCACTCGGATTTGAGGTTCCAAAATAA